The DNA sequence ATGGCAAAACGATATGATTTCCCCGCCTAGGCAGAACTCATCTTCTGACTAACAATTGAAAATGAAAATCCGAAACCGGAAACTTTATTTTTATCTTACCTTTGCCATATTGCTCCATTCGAAAACCTGTTGCTAACAGCCGAACATCGGACTCAATTTTATTCTCCAGGAGGGAGTGGGATGTCGCCAGACGTTACTTCTCGAGCTGGGTCAGCCTATCATCTGCATACTGAACCGGGTGATATTGCTCCTTTTATCTTAACCTCGGGCTCCCGGCAGCGCATTCGCCGGTTGTCCGCTCTTTTTGATACGATTTCATTTGAACGTGAGAATAGGGAATTTCTCACAGTTACGGGAACCTACAGGAACATACCGATTACCGGGATGTCCACCGGCATCGGCGCCTCCAGCACGGTTATTGCCATTGTTGAGGCCCTGCAATGTCAGCCGCAGGCCACCTTTATACGCCTGGGCAGTTGTGGCAGCCTGCAGTCTCACATCCAGGTGGGTGAATTCGTTATCAGCCACAGGGCCCTGCGGCAGGAATTCGTTACCCATTTGTACGCCCCTCCGGAGATTGAAGCGGTGGCCGATCCGGATATCACCCAGGCATTAATCCAGGCGGCACGGCAAATGGGGGTTTCCTCCCATTGCGGTTTGACCTGCACCACGGCAGATTTCTATCACGGCCAGGGACGCGCCGCTCCGGGGTTCACCGGATTCGATTCCTCTCTGCTTGCAAATCTACAGGTCCAGGGAGTCTTGAACCTGGAAATGGAGATGGCCGTATATCTTACCCTGGCTCAGGTCTGCCAATACCCCATGCGGGCGGGGGGTGTGACGGCAGTATTTGCCGACCGCTGTCGCAATGTCATTATCGACCCCCAGCAGGCAACCGAAGCGGAGGAACTTCTCTGTCGGATAGGACTCCTGGCTGCCGAACTACTAGTTGCCCAACCATTGTCAAAGGAGCACCGACCATGAAAATTGCCATCATTGGTCCCGGCGCTATGGGTCTGTTTTTCGCCGCCCGGCTCCAGGAATCCGGCCAGGAGGTCTGGCTGCTGGATTACCGACCGGAGCGCACCGCCCACCTCAAG is a window from the Desulfobacca acetoxidans DSM 11109 genome containing:
- a CDS encoding nucleoside phosphorylase; the protein is MSPDVTSRAGSAYHLHTEPGDIAPFILTSGSRQRIRRLSALFDTISFERENREFLTVTGTYRNIPITGMSTGIGASSTVIAIVEALQCQPQATFIRLGSCGSLQSHIQVGEFVISHRALRQEFVTHLYAPPEIEAVADPDITQALIQAARQMGVSSHCGLTCTTADFYHGQGRAAPGFTGFDSSLLANLQVQGVLNLEMEMAVYLTLAQVCQYPMRAGGVTAVFADRCRNVIIDPQQATEAEELLCRIGLLAAELLVAQPLSKEHRP